A DNA window from Maribellus comscasis contains the following coding sequences:
- a CDS encoding alpha-galactosidase, protein MNFRILIFFLFISVCLFSGNINASETDKIIIENNVFSKTIFSNAEKPDKIEVLFRSKPENKILTSKQPEPYFEFVVDKQIVTANDPLWVFKEQSSRKMENGGTEYRLVFEGKENPVKGLQIILFQQIFPNSTLMREKIALQTPNKTFELNKKDGKLYFKFPVYSILNTDTKNVDVTEIRMASWEKEPITFGDEKKGNHMYYPNIIRYSTIQNLDPVKGPVSIASNGNISWFTAYEHASQDDLNGLFDEQKKGSGNMINDAMQGTKGIFNFPISEDDFKFIGIGAETKKETFSVSVDILRGGYLDGEKIEHKRPYSTVWTATGFYTGKNLETGKTMLRNYLFNQICEKPASRIPEYYYNTWGLQRQDRNKPLRGILTYERIFEEIEYAAELGIDIFVLDDGWENAMGEWFPNKERFPEGLAPIKKQLDKYGIKMGLWYSPMGIDSTTQRYKEHPEWVIKDSEGNPIQAQWGHPAFDFVSGFFDVFINDCKKMIDEGCRFMKWDAINTFYSSLPNLEHGSDSYSKEELRARYEYLLPIYVVRAMEILTDYEPELVIEVDLTEARRVMVGLAPLSQGKLFWMNNGASWYNDYSTYRAKSMRTIANEFNGIIPLELFTYANYPQNEESAMNYNVHNSVLAGHGFWGNLQLMSAKDRQWVNTQLVNSKRILPYILDTKPLVLGKVGDSPEIYTMVTQTKAAGQVIAFSENPSSEEHTVELNTKQLLGVLNSSYTVGENHLKIVLSFKEKESSLAVYILPNENTNAGISVISSTVPVNEIKFHKNKLSIKTAIPGEQQIQWAKNYGEPLVKSSGDFEYEIEESDQNYFVKVRSTKKNSEVILEIK, encoded by the coding sequence ATGAATTTTAGAATACTCATTTTCTTTCTGTTTATTTCGGTCTGCCTTTTTAGCGGAAATATAAATGCCTCGGAAACGGATAAAATAATTATCGAAAACAACGTTTTCTCAAAAACAATTTTTTCCAACGCTGAAAAGCCGGACAAAATTGAAGTTTTATTCCGTTCAAAACCGGAAAATAAAATTCTGACTTCGAAACAACCGGAACCTTATTTTGAATTTGTAGTTGATAAACAAATTGTTACGGCCAACGACCCGCTTTGGGTATTTAAAGAACAATCGAGCCGGAAGATGGAAAACGGAGGAACAGAATACCGCCTTGTTTTTGAAGGAAAGGAGAATCCTGTAAAAGGACTACAAATTATTCTTTTTCAGCAAATTTTTCCCAATTCGACATTGATGAGAGAGAAAATAGCACTTCAAACCCCGAACAAAACGTTTGAGTTGAATAAGAAAGACGGAAAGCTTTATTTTAAATTTCCGGTCTATTCCATTCTAAATACAGACACAAAGAATGTCGATGTAACCGAAATACGAATGGCTTCTTGGGAAAAAGAACCGATTACTTTTGGAGATGAAAAAAAAGGCAACCACATGTACTACCCCAATATCATACGGTATTCAACTATACAAAATCTTGATCCAGTAAAAGGTCCTGTTAGTATAGCTTCCAACGGTAACATCAGCTGGTTTACCGCCTATGAACACGCGTCGCAGGATGACCTGAACGGTTTGTTTGACGAACAGAAAAAAGGTTCAGGAAATATGATAAACGATGCCATGCAGGGAACAAAAGGAATCTTTAACTTTCCTATTTCCGAAGATGATTTCAAATTTATCGGGATTGGTGCAGAAACAAAGAAGGAAACATTTTCCGTTTCCGTAGATATCTTACGGGGAGGGTATCTTGACGGAGAAAAGATAGAGCACAAACGGCCCTACTCCACGGTTTGGACAGCAACAGGTTTTTACACAGGTAAAAATTTGGAAACGGGAAAGACAATGTTGCGCAATTATCTTTTTAATCAAATATGTGAAAAACCGGCTTCTCGAATTCCCGAATACTATTACAATACCTGGGGCTTACAACGGCAAGACCGAAACAAACCACTCCGGGGCATTTTAACTTACGAGCGGATCTTTGAAGAAATTGAATACGCTGCAGAGCTGGGAATTGATATTTTTGTTCTTGATGATGGCTGGGAAAATGCCATGGGCGAATGGTTTCCAAACAAGGAAAGATTTCCTGAAGGACTGGCGCCAATAAAAAAACAGCTGGATAAGTACGGAATAAAAATGGGGCTTTGGTATTCGCCAATGGGTATTGATTCTACCACACAGCGTTACAAAGAACATCCCGAGTGGGTAATCAAGGATTCTGAAGGAAACCCGATTCAGGCCCAGTGGGGGCATCCTGCATTTGATTTTGTAAGTGGCTTCTTTGACGTTTTTATCAACGATTGTAAAAAAATGATCGACGAGGGATGCCGGTTTATGAAATGGGATGCGATAAATACATTTTACAGCAGCCTGCCCAATTTGGAACATGGTTCCGATAGCTACTCAAAAGAAGAATTGCGGGCACGTTATGAATATTTACTCCCCATATACGTTGTGCGTGCCATGGAAATCCTCACCGATTATGAACCCGAGCTGGTTATAGAAGTTGATCTGACAGAAGCACGCAGGGTAATGGTCGGACTGGCGCCATTAAGCCAGGGTAAACTGTTCTGGATGAATAACGGAGCCAGCTGGTATAATGACTACAGCACTTACCGCGCAAAATCGATGCGAACGATTGCCAACGAATTTAACGGTATTATTCCGCTTGAACTTTTTACTTATGCCAATTATCCGCAAAACGAAGAAAGTGCAATGAATTATAATGTACACAACTCCGTTCTGGCCGGGCATGGATTTTGGGGAAACCTGCAACTTATGTCTGCTAAAGACAGACAATGGGTCAATACACAGCTTGTCAATTCAAAAAGAATTTTGCCCTATATTCTTGATACCAAACCTCTGGTTTTGGGAAAAGTTGGCGATTCGCCTGAAATATATACGATGGTAACCCAAACAAAGGCAGCCGGACAGGTAATCGCATTTTCTGAAAATCCTTCCAGTGAGGAACATACTGTTGAATTAAATACAAAACAACTGTTGGGTGTTTTAAATTCCTCCTACACCGTTGGAGAAAACCACTTAAAAATAGTACTCTCTTTTAAAGAAAAGGAATCTTCACTTGCGGTTTATATTTTGCCAAATGAAAACACAAATGCGGGGATTTCCGTTATTTCTTCAACTGTCCCTGTTAACGAAATAAAATTTCACAAAAACAAATTGTCAATAAAAACGGCGATACCGGGAGAACAACAAATCCAATGGGCAAAAAACTACGGGGAACCGCTTGTAAAAAGTTCGGGTGATTTTGAATACGAAATAGAAGAATCAGACCAAAACTACTTTGTAAAAGTTAGAAGCACAAAAAAGAATTCAGAAGTTATATTGGAAATAAAATGA
- the ilvD gene encoding dihydroxy-acid dehydratase, whose translation MQVPLRSNTTTQGRRMAGARSLWRANGMKEEHFGKPVIAVVNSFTQFVPGHAHLHKIGQYIKGLIEKQGFFAAEFNTIAIDDGIAMGHDGMLYSLPSRDVIADSVEYMCNGHKVDAMVCISNCDKITPGMLMAAMRLNLPAVFVSGGPMEAGEIGNKHYDLVDAMVLAADKSISDQELSVIEQNACPTCGSCSGMFTANSMNCLAEAIGLALPGNGTIVATHANRTKLFEEGVEKIVNAVKAYYFEGDETVLPRNIATREAFLNAMKLDIAMGGSTNTVLHLLAIAHEAGVDFTMEDIDNLSRITPNLCKVAPSSSYHVQDVNRAGGILSIMAELDRGGLINTSVNRIDGRSLKQAILEYDIVSDTATEDAKKRFSSSPGDGSRNLVMGSQDNYYTQLDTDREKGCIRNVEHAYNKDGGLAVLYGNIAESGCIVKTAGVDASIFQFTGTAKVFNSQEEAVNGILGDTVQKGDVIVIRYEGPKGGPGMQEMLYPTSYLKSMQLDKYCALITDGRFSGGTSGLSIGHVSPEAAAGGAIGLIQNNDKIEIDITKRSINLLISEEELAQRRKEEEAKGNEAFTPAGRERNISKALKAYASLVSSADKGAIRLID comes from the coding sequence ATGCAAGTACCATTACGAAGCAACACTACTACTCAAGGCAGAAGAATGGCCGGGGCCAGAAGTCTTTGGCGCGCCAACGGAATGAAAGAAGAACATTTTGGAAAGCCGGTTATTGCGGTTGTCAATTCATTTACGCAATTTGTTCCCGGGCATGCCCATTTACATAAAATCGGACAGTACATAAAAGGACTAATTGAAAAGCAGGGATTTTTTGCTGCAGAGTTTAACACCATCGCTATTGATGATGGAATTGCCATGGGACACGACGGCATGTTATACTCACTTCCTTCGCGCGATGTTATTGCCGACAGTGTGGAATATATGTGCAACGGGCATAAGGTGGATGCAATGGTTTGTATTTCAAACTGCGATAAAATTACTCCCGGAATGCTAATGGCGGCTATGCGGCTGAACCTCCCGGCTGTTTTTGTTTCCGGCGGACCAATGGAAGCCGGGGAAATTGGCAACAAACATTACGACCTGGTGGATGCGATGGTTTTGGCAGCCGACAAATCCATTTCCGACCAGGAACTTTCGGTTATTGAACAAAATGCCTGTCCCACCTGCGGGTCATGTTCAGGTATGTTTACCGCCAATTCAATGAATTGTCTGGCGGAAGCAATTGGTCTGGCACTTCCGGGAAACGGTACAATTGTAGCCACTCATGCCAACCGTACCAAACTTTTTGAAGAAGGGGTGGAAAAAATAGTGAATGCGGTGAAAGCCTATTATTTTGAAGGCGATGAAACAGTTCTGCCAAGAAATATTGCCACCCGGGAAGCTTTTCTTAATGCTATGAAACTGGATATTGCAATGGGCGGTTCAACCAATACCGTACTTCACCTGCTGGCCATCGCCCATGAAGCCGGTGTTGATTTTACAATGGAAGACATCGATAATCTTTCAAGAATTACACCTAACCTTTGTAAAGTTGCACCCAGTTCGAGCTATCATGTTCAGGATGTAAACCGCGCCGGAGGAATTTTATCCATTATGGCTGAACTTGATCGTGGAGGGTTGATCAACACATCAGTAAACCGCATCGATGGAAGAAGTCTTAAACAAGCCATTTTGGAATATGATATTGTAAGTGACACTGCAACCGAAGATGCAAAAAAACGCTTCTCTTCCTCTCCGGGAGATGGGTCCAGAAACCTGGTTATGGGCTCACAGGATAACTATTATACCCAACTTGATACCGATCGCGAAAAAGGATGTATCCGCAATGTTGAACATGCCTACAACAAAGATGGTGGTTTGGCTGTTTTATACGGAAATATTGCAGAAAGCGGATGTATTGTAAAAACAGCGGGGGTAGATGCGTCAATCTTTCAGTTTACAGGAACAGCTAAAGTTTTTAACTCACAGGAAGAAGCAGTAAACGGCATACTTGGAGATACGGTTCAAAAAGGTGATGTTATTGTTATCCGTTACGAAGGGCCGAAAGGTGGTCCGGGAATGCAGGAAATGCTTTATCCTACTTCTTACCTGAAATCGATGCAGCTGGATAAATACTGCGCATTGATTACTGACGGTAGATTTTCCGGCGGAACCTCCGGGCTGTCTATCGGGCACGTATCTCCGGAAGCTGCGGCGGGAGGAGCGATTGGATTGATTCAAAACAACGACAAAATTGAAATTGATATTACAAAACGTTCGATAAATCTTCTTATTTCAGAAGAGGAGCTGGCACAACGTAGAAAAGAAGAGGAAGCAAAAGGCAATGAAGCTTTTACGCCCGCAGGACGTGAAAGAAATATTTCAAAAGCCTTAAAAGCATATGCAAGCCTGGTTTCTTCAGCCGACAAAGGTGCCATACGTTTAATAGATTAA